From the Lathyrus oleraceus cultivar Zhongwan6 chromosome 4, CAAS_Psat_ZW6_1.0, whole genome shotgun sequence genome, one window contains:
- the LOC127137146 gene encoding uncharacterized protein LOC127137146, translating into MPPKNRKFECGNDKRKKKKKIEELIQSQVGALDKFLIKEPQVSNESRYVDNIDSLPIENDNLDSVPIENDNLDNMPIENDNLDSVPIENDNLNSVSIENDNLDSVPIVDEVNNDNDADDNVDYDIFDPRNWDRFQPKLIDLLVVKGPKRDNSIVKGPRDSLNRCFTANLYTIALTNGEVCDRDWLVYSKELDRVFCFCCKVFKNGIVRGELANEGYSDWVHVGERIKEHELGMEHVKNMTTWYEYRKRLQKFQTIDKTTQRLIEKEKDHWKNVLKRVISIVKFLAKHNLAFRGSKEKLYEDSNGNFLGLIEIHQEQMSLIIRYVDISSASVSIEESFLGFLNVNDTSGQVLFDVLQNKLKELGLDLFNVRGQGYDNWSNMKGKHQDNVKGLTPKSLSSTRWESRVESVKAIRTQMLEFTERILLTIPVTVASAERSFSKLKLLKTYLRSTMSQERLNGLALIAIENDIL; encoded by the exons ATGCCTCCTAAGAATAGAAAATTTGAATGTGGAAATGATAAAcgtaagaaaaagaaaaaaattgaagaGTTAATTCAATCTCAAGTAGGAGCTCTTGATAAATTTTTAATCAAAGAAccacaagtttcaaatgaaagtCGTTATGTTGATAATATTGATAGTTTGCCtattgaaaatgataatcttgatagtgtgcctattgaaaatgataatcttgataatatgcccattgaaaatgataatcttgatagtgtgcccattgaaaatgataatcttAATAGTGTGTCcattgaaaatgataatcttgaTAGTGTGCCAATTGTTGATGAAGTTAATAATGATAATGATGCTGATGATAATGTTGATTATGATATATTTGATCCAAGAAATTGGGATCGTTTTCAACCTAAACTGATTGATTTATTAGTTGTGAAAGGTCCTAAAAGAGATAATTCTATTGTGAAGGGTCCTAGAGATAGTTTGAATAGATGTTTTACGGCTAATTTGTATACTATAGCTTTAACAAATGGAGAGGTGTGTGATAGAGATTGGCTTGTTTATTCGAAAGAGCTTGATAgagtattttgtttttgttgtaaAGTTTTTAAAAATGGGATTGTTAGGGGAGAATTAGCAAATGAGGGTTATAGTGATTGGGTACATGTTGGTGAAAGAATTAAAGAGCACGAGTTAGGCATGGAACATGTTAAAAATATGACTACTTGGTATGAGTATCGCAAAAGGCTGCAAAAATTTCAAACTATTGATAAAACAACTCAAAGATTAATTGAGAAAGAAAAGGATCACTGGAAAAATGTTTTAAAAAGAGTTATTTCAATAGTGAAATTTCTTGCTAAACATAATTTAGCCTTTCGTGGTTCTAAGGAGAAATTGTACGAAGATAGCAATGGAAACTTTTTGGGTTTGATTGAAAT TCACCAAGAGCAGATGTCTTTGATAATAAGATATGTGGATATTTCTTCAGCTTCTGTTAGTATTGAGGAATCATTTTTAGGATTTTTGAATGTGAATGATACAAGTGGTCAGGTGCTTTTTGATGTTTTACAAAATAAATTGAAAGAACTTGGTCTCGACCTATTTAACGTGAGAGGGCAAGGTTATGATAATTGGTCCAATATGAAAGGAAAACACCAAG ATAATGTAAAGGGGTTGACTCCAAAATCATTGTCATCCACTCGTTGGGAGAGTCGTGTTGAAAGTGTCAAAGCTATAAGAACTCAAATGTTAGAATTTACAGAAAGAATCTTATTGACTATTCCTGTGACAGTTGCTTCTGCAGAAAGAAGTTTTTCAAAATTGAAATTGTTAAAGACTTACTTGCGGTCTACCATGTCACAAGAAAGGCTTAATGGATTGGCATTAATAGCTATTGAAAATGATATTTTGTAG